One window of Ciconia boyciana chromosome 10, ASM3463844v1, whole genome shotgun sequence genomic DNA carries:
- the CTDSP1 gene encoding carboxy-terminal domain RNA polymerase II polypeptide A small phosphatase 1 encodes MEHQSIIAQVSREEGSAPLQEKGTQTPTKKPRSRSILQSLFCCLCRDEGEPCAGTTSAPLLVEENGALPKAAVKHLLPEIKPQDASKLCVVIDLDETLVHSSFKPVNNADFIIPVEIDGIMHQVYVLKRPHVDEFLQRMGELFECVLFTASLAKYADPVADLLDKWGAFRARLFRESCVFHRGNYVKDLSRLGRDLRRIIIVDNSPASYIFHPDNAVPVASWFDNMADTELLDLLPFFERLSKVEDVYAVLKKQRTNS; translated from the exons ATGGAGCACCAGTCCATCATCGCCCAGGTtagcagggaggaggggagcgcCCCGCTGCAGGAGAAAG GTACCCAGACCCCCACCAAGAAGCCGCGGAGCCGCAGCATCCTCCAGTCCctcttctgctgcctgtgccgCGATGAGGGGGAGCCCTGCGCCGGCACCACCAGCGCCCCGCTGCTGGTGGAGGAGAACGGGGCCCTGCCCAAG gCTGCCGTCAAACACCTCCTGCCCGAGATCAAGCCGCAGGACGCCAGCAAGCTGTGCGTGGTCATCGACCTGGACGAGACGCTGGTGCACAGCTCCTTCAAG CCGGTGAACAACGCCGACTTCATCATTCCCGTGGAAATCGATGGCATCATGCACCAG GTGTATGTGCTCAAGCGGCCGCACGTGGATGAGTTCCTGCAGCGCATGGGCGAGCTCTTCGAGTGCGTGCTCTTCACCGCCAGCCTGGCCAAG TACGCGGATCCTGTGGCCGACCTGCTGGATAAATGGGGGGCTTTCCGAGCACGGCTTTTCCGGGAATCCTGTGTCTTCCACCGCGGCAACTACGTGAAGGACCTGAGCCGCCTGGGCCGTGACCTGCGCCGCATCATCATCGTGGACAACTCGCCCGCATCCTACATCTTCCACCCCGATAATGCC GTGCCGGTGGCCTCCTGGTTCGATAACATGGCGGACACGGAGCTGCTGGACCTGCTGCCCTTCTTCGAGAGGCTCAGCAAGGTGGAGGACGTGTACGCAGTGCTCAAGAAGCAGCGGACTAACAGCTAG